In one window of bacterium DNA:
- a CDS encoding PHP domain-containing protein, giving the protein MAECEYVDLHVHTTFSDGSLTPAEVVWLAVDVGLAAIAVTDHDGVDGNAEAFAEGAQQGLEVIPGVEISCDFTPTNVHVVGLFIDPTNAELTEALVDVREYRKRRNPKILAKLADLGMHIELEEIAAKAGGRTVGRPHIAEVMVEKGYVADFQEAFDKYLAHHKPAYVGRRRIAAEEGLALIHGAGGLAFLAHPGVYALPPRILESMVFKLARAGLDGVEVYYVDHLPTDTAFLRRLVDEYDLLAGGGTDFHGAAKPGVELGIGRGDLKVPYELVARMKARLGVRARRAAIR; this is encoded by the coding sequence ATGGCCGAGTGCGAATACGTCGACCTCCACGTCCACACCACGTTTTCGGACGGTTCGTTGACCCCGGCGGAAGTCGTGTGGTTGGCCGTCGACGTCGGCCTGGCGGCGATCGCCGTAACCGACCACGACGGCGTGGACGGCAACGCCGAGGCGTTCGCCGAGGGCGCCCAACAGGGCCTGGAGGTCATTCCGGGCGTGGAGATAAGTTGCGATTTCACGCCCACCAACGTCCACGTCGTGGGCCTCTTCATCGACCCCACGAACGCCGAGCTGACCGAGGCGCTCGTCGACGTGCGGGAATACCGCAAGCGCCGCAACCCCAAAATATTGGCGAAGCTCGCCGACCTCGGGATGCACATCGAGCTTGAAGAAATCGCGGCCAAAGCCGGCGGTAGGACCGTCGGCAGGCCCCATATCGCGGAGGTAATGGTGGAGAAGGGGTACGTCGCCGATTTCCAGGAGGCGTTCGACAAGTACCTCGCCCACCACAAGCCGGCGTACGTCGGCCGGCGGCGCATCGCCGCGGAAGAGGGCCTTGCGCTGATTCACGGCGCCGGCGGCCTGGCCTTCCTGGCGCACCCCGGCGTCTACGCGCTGCCGCCCCGCATTTTGGAGAGTATGGTCTTCAAGCTCGCCCGCGCCGGCCTCGACGGCGTCGAGGTTTATTACGTCGACCACCTGCCGACCGATACCGCGTTCCTGAGGCGGCTTGTCGACGAGTACGACTTGTTGGCCGGCGGCGGTACCGACTTCCACGGCGCGGCTAAGCCCGGCGTAGAGCTCGGCATTGGCCGCGGCGACCTTAAGGTCCCCTACGAGCTGGTGGCCCGTATGAAAGCGCGTCTCGGCGTCCGGGCACGACGCGCGGCGATACGATAA
- the cysC gene encoding adenylyl-sulfate kinase, translating into MEEKGFTVWFTGLSGAGKTTVSKLVEEELRRRGRKVEVLDGDVVRTNLSKGLGFSKEDRDTNIRRIGFVCHILSRNGVAAVAAAISPYRAIRDENRKLVGDFVEVFCKCPLEVLLERDVKGLYKKALAGEIKNFTGVSDPYEEPPTPEVVCNTDVETPEGSAAKVIAKLEELGYLAAPGTEGVYSEEEEEKVRKRLEALGYM; encoded by the coding sequence ATGGAAGAGAAAGGATTCACGGTCTGGTTCACCGGCCTGTCCGGAGCGGGCAAAACCACCGTCTCGAAACTGGTCGAAGAGGAACTCCGGCGTCGCGGCCGCAAGGTGGAAGTGCTCGACGGCGACGTCGTTCGGACCAACCTCTCCAAGGGCCTGGGCTTCTCCAAGGAGGACCGCGACACCAACATACGCCGCATCGGCTTCGTGTGCCATATCCTCAGCCGCAACGGCGTCGCCGCCGTGGCCGCGGCCATCTCGCCCTACCGCGCGATACGCGACGAGAACCGGAAGCTGGTCGGCGACTTCGTCGAAGTTTTCTGTAAGTGCCCGCTCGAAGTCCTATTGGAGCGCGACGTTAAGGGGTTATACAAGAAAGCGCTCGCGGGCGAGATAAAGAACTTCACCGGCGTCTCGGACCCGTACGAGGAGCCGCCGACGCCGGAGGTCGTGTGTAACACCGACGTCGAAACGCCGGAGGGGAGCGCGGCCAAAGTAATCGCCAAGCTGGAGGAGCTCGGCTACCTCGCGGCGCCGGGTACGGAGGGAGTATACTCCGAAGAGGAGGAGGAGAAAGTCCGCAAGCGCCTGGAAGCGCTGGGTTATATGTGA